The Allorhodopirellula heiligendammensis genome includes a window with the following:
- a CDS encoding elongation factor P produces MLAKELKTGSVVVHDGNPCVIKGINVHSPSARGAATLYKFRARNLITRNKVDFTLKGTDMMDEADFSRRDVQMLYSDQTHLFLMDKEDFQQYEISLEDAEEELPYMTEGLEGIRAMIYNDACVGIELPAAVELTITQCDPGVKGNSATSRNKPATLETGLIVQVPEYIKEGERLKIDTRTGEFLARA; encoded by the coding sequence ATGCTCGCCAAAGAACTCAAAACCGGCTCTGTTGTGGTCCACGACGGCAATCCGTGCGTGATCAAAGGAATCAACGTTCATTCTCCGTCGGCACGCGGTGCCGCCACGCTCTACAAGTTTCGCGCTCGGAATCTGATCACACGAAACAAGGTCGACTTCACGTTGAAGGGTACCGATATGATGGACGAGGCAGACTTTTCACGCCGCGATGTGCAGATGTTGTATTCCGACCAGACCCACTTATTCTTAATGGACAAAGAGGATTTCCAGCAGTACGAGATCTCTTTGGAAGACGCCGAAGAGGAATTGCCCTACATGACCGAAGGCTTGGAAGGTATCCGAGCGATGATCTACAACGATGCTTGTGTGGGCATCGAGTTGCCCGCTGCTGTGGAACTGACGATCACCCAGTGTGATCCCGGCGTGAAGGGCAATTCAGCAACGTCACGAAACAAACCTGCGACCCTCGAAACAGGCCTCATCGTCCAGGTTCCCGAATACATCAAGGAGGGCGAGCGGCTGAAAATCGATACCCGCACCGGTGAGTTCTTGGCTCGAGCTTAA